From a single Nicotiana tabacum cultivar K326 chromosome 8, ASM71507v2, whole genome shotgun sequence genomic region:
- the LOC107763505 gene encoding malate dehydrogenase-like translates to MAKDPVRVLVTGAAGQIGYALVPMIARGVMLGPDQPVILHMLDIPPAAEALNGVKMELVDAAFPLLKGVVATTDAVEACTGVSVAIMVGGFPRKEGMERKDVMSKNVSIYKSQASALEKHAASNCKVLVVANPANTNALILKEFAPSIPEKNITCLTRLDHNRALGQISERLSVQVSDVKNVIIWGNHSSTQYPDVNHATVKTPTGEKPVRELVADDAWLNAEFIATVQQRGAAIIKARKLSSALSAASSACDHIRDWVLGTPEGSWVSMGVYSDGSYNVPAGLIYSFPVTCKNGEWSIVQGLSIDEFSRKKLDLTAEELTEEKALAYSCLS, encoded by the exons ATGGCGAAAGATCCAGTTCGTGTTCTCGTTACCGGTGCTGCAG GACAAATTGGTTATGCCCTTGTTCCCATGATTGCCAGGGGAGTGATGTTGGGTCCCGACCAGCCTGTGATTCTACACATGCTGGATATTCCACCTGCTGCAGAGGCATTGAATGGAGTGAAGATGGAATTAGTGGATGCCGCCTTTCCTCTTCTTAAGG GTGTTGTTGCAACAACTGATGCTGTTGAAGCATGCACTGGTGTCAGTGTTGCCATCATGGTTGGTGGTTTCCCACGAAAAGAGGGAATGGAAAGAAAAGATGTGATGTCAAAGAACGTTTCTATTTACAAGTCTCAGGCTTCTGCTCTTGAGAAGCATGCAGCTTCTAACTGCAAG GTGTTGGTTGTTGCTAACCCTGCAAATACAAATGCATTGATCTTGAAAGAGTTTGCTCCATCTATTCCTGAGAAGAATATTACCTGCCTCACAAGGTTGGACCACAACAGGGCCCTTGGTCAAATCTCAGAGAGATTGAGTGTTCAAGTAAGTGACGTTAAAAATGTCATCATCTGGGGCAACCACTCGTCAACACAATATCCTGACGTCAACCATGCAACTGTTAAAACACCAACTGGAGAAAAGCCTGTACGTGAACTTGTTGCTGATGATGCATG GTTAAATGCAGAGTTCATAGCTACTGTGCAGCAGAGGGGTGCTGCCATAATCAAGGCTAGGAAGCTTTCTAGTGCCCTTTCTGCTGCTAGTTCTGCTTGTGATCACATACGTGATTGGGTCCTTGGAACTCCAGAG GGATCATGGGTTTCTATGGGAGTGTACTCTGATGGATCATACAATGTCCCAGCTGGGCTTATATATTCATTCCCAGTTACTTGCAAAAATGGAGAATGGTCAATCGTTCAAG GTCTCTCAATTGATGAGTTCTCAAGAAAGAAGTTGGACTTGACGGCGGAGGAACTCACAGAGGAAAAAGCTTTGGCATACTCGTGCCTTTCCTGA
- the LOC107763504 gene encoding uncharacterized protein LOC107763504 — MASCSSTSSVMPAFISNTTTRISPCRTFTLQLRASPLSSARKKTYSRVVTAKLAPKNAMQYRKLGDSNLHISEITIGTMTFGEQNTEKEAHEILSYAFDQGINIIDTAEAYPVPMRKETQGTTDLYISSWMKSQPRDKVILATKVCGYSERSSYIRENANVLRVDAANIRESVEKSLKRLNTDYIDLLQIHWPDRYVPLFGEFFYESSKWRPSVPFVEQLRAFQELIDEGKVRYIGVSNETSYGVMEFVHAAKVEGLPKIVSIQNSYSLLVRCHFEVDLVEVCHPNNCNIGLLSYSPLAGGTLSGKYLDNNSEAARKGRLNLFPGYMERYNKSLAKEATKKYEEVAKKHGLTLVELALGFARDRPFMTSSIIGATSVEQLKEDIDAFLTTERPLPPQVMDDIEDIFKRYRDPASR, encoded by the exons ATGGCTTCGTGCAGCAGCACTTCCTCTGTAATGCCGGCGTTTATCTCTAACACCACCACTCGCATTTCCCCTTGCCGCACTTTCACGCTCCAATTGAGAGCATCCCCTTTGTCTTCAGCAAGGAAGAAGACTTATAGCAGAGTTGTTACTGCAAAACTTGCTCCGAAGAATGCTATGCAGTACAGAAAACTCGGTGACTCTAATCTTCATATCAGCGAAATTACTATTGGCACT ATGACATTTGGAGAACAGAATACAGAAAAGGAGGCTCATGAAATACTTAGTTACGCATTTGACCAAGGAATTAATATTATTGATACTGCTGAAGCT TATCCAGTCCCTATGAGGAAGGAGACACAAGGGACGACGGATCTCTATATTAGCAGCTGGATGAAGTCTCAACCCCGTGATAAG GTGATTTTGGCTACAAAAGTTTGTGGTTATTCAGAAAGATCAAGTTACATACGTGAAAATGCAAATGTTTTGCGAGTAGATGCTGCTAATATTCGAGAAAGTGTGGAAAAAAGCTTGAAACGTCTCAATACTGATTACATTGATTTACTCCAAATACATTG GCCAGATAGATATGTACCATTGTTTGGTGAATTCTTTTATGAATCTTCAAAATGGAGGCCAAGTGTGCCTTTCGTCGAGCAGCTTAGAGCCTTTCAAGAACTCATCGATGAAGGAAAG GTCCGCTATATTGGTGTTTCCAATGAAACTTCATATGGAGTAATGGAGTTCGTCCATGCTGCAAAAGTTGAAGGACTGCCGAAGATTGTCAGCATTCAGAATAGCTACAGTCTGCTGGTTAGGTGTCACTTTGAGG TTGATCTTGTCGAAGTATGCCACCCAAACAACTGTAACATTGGCTTACTTTCTTATTCCCCACTGGCTGGTGGAACCTTATCGGGGAAGTATTTGGACAATAATTCTGAAGCTGCTAGAAAAGGAAGACTTAACCTGTTCCCTGGCTACATGGAAAGATACAATAAATCCCTTGCCAAG GAAGCAACTAAAAAGTATGAAGAAGTGGCCAAGAAACATGGTCTAACTCTAGTTGAGTTAGCTCTAGGATTTGCGCGAGACCGGCCATTTATGACAAGTTCAATTATCGGTGCAACTTCCGTGgaacaattaaaagaagataTTGATGCTTTTTTGACAACTGAGAGGCCTTTGCCACCTCAAGTAATGGATGATATTGAAGACATTTTCAAGAGATACAGAGATCCTGCTTCAAGATAG
- the LOC107806702 gene encoding mitochondrial pyruvate carrier 1-like — protein MAFFRAFWNSPVGPKTTHFWGPMANWGFVIAGMMDSRKPPDAISGNMTAVLCVYSLLCMRFAWMVRPRNHLLLACHVSNESVQLYQLYRWLKHQR, from the exons ATGGCTTTCTTCCGGGCATTCTGGAACAGTCCTGTTGGCCCTAAAACAACTCACTTCTGGGGACCTATGGCCAATTGGGGATTTGTCATTGCT GGAATGATGGATTCAAGGAAGCCCCCAGATGCCATATCTGGAAATATGACTGCAG TATTATGTGTGTATTCCTTATTGTGTATGAGATTTGCATGGATGGTACGTCCTCGCAATCATCTGCTTCTGGCTTGCCATGTTTCAAATGAGTCAGTGCAGCTCTATCAACTTTACCGTTGGCTAAAGCATCAGCGATAA